A DNA window from Setaria viridis chromosome 2, Setaria_viridis_v4.0, whole genome shotgun sequence contains the following coding sequences:
- the LOC117843296 gene encoding CSC1-like protein ERD4: MDFASFITSVLTSFVIFVVLVLVFTWLSRRPGNAPVYYPSLLLRGLDPWEGRRRGSRSPVGWIREALSASETDVIAAGGVDAAVYLVFLSSVLSILVFSGIVLLPVLLPVAGTDHALDLHAAAGFKPKTDNKDDSAPDFPQMERLALGNVQPKSMRLWAFLLSVYWVSFVTYFILWKSYKHVSNLRATARSTPDVKPEEFAVLVRDVPRPSPDETIKDSVDSYFRALHPNTFYRSMVVTDHAKADKMYLEIEDHKKKIARAEVVYANSKTESNPEGTKPTHRTGFLGLIGKKVDTIEYCSEQIKELLPKLEVEQKATLRDKQQRAAIVFFNSRSAAASASQTLHAQVFDKWAVMEAPEPREIIWPNLSRNIYERQIRQVVVYFIVFLTVVFYTVPITAVSAVTTLDNLRKVLPFLKVVVDRPAIKTILQAYLPQIALIVFLALLPAFLMFLSKAEGIPSQSHVVRASAGKYFYFIVFNVFLIYTLGKSLITSLKTILNNANITVIINMLATSLPGGATFFLTFVALKFFVGYGLELSRVVPLVIFHLKRKYLCKTEDDVKAAWYPGDLGYSTRVPNDMLIATVTLCYSVMAPLIIPFGVAYFALGWLIAKNQVLRVYVPSYESNGRMWPHMHTRIIAALLLYQATMIGVIGLKKFYYSPILVPLLPISIIFAYICHMRFYPAFANTPLEVAQHELKETPNMDAIYTAYIPQCLKPDKLEDLDVFEDAQSHTTSRAPSI, encoded by the exons atggaCTTCGCGTCGTTCATTACGTCGGTGCTGacgtcgttcgtcatcttcgtggtgctggtgctggtgttCACGTGGCTGTCGCGCCGCCCCGGGAACGCGCCGGTGTACTACCCGAGCCTCCTGCTGCGGGGGCTCGACCCGTgggagggccgccgccgcgggagccGCAGCCCCGTCGGGTGGATCCGCGAGGCCCTCTCCGCGTCGGAGACCGACGTCATCGCCGCCGGAGGGGTCGACGCCGCCGTATACCTCGTCTTCCTCTCCTCCG TATTGTCGATCTTGGTGTTCTCTGGGATTGTGCTGCTTCCGGTTCTCCTCCCCGTTGCCGGAACTGATCATGCCCTGGACCTTCATGCTGCTGCTGGCTTCAAGCCAAAAACTGATAACAAAGACGACTCAGCTCCAGACTTCCCACAGATGGAAAGACTAGCATTGGGCAATGTTCAA CCAAAAAGTATGAGGCTGTGGGCATTTCTGTTGTCAGTCTACTGGGTTTCATTTGTCACCTATTTTATCCTGTGGAAGTCATACAAGCATGTTTCAAATTTGAGAGCGACTGCAAGATCAACACCAGATGTTAAACCAGAGGAGTTTGCGGTGTTGGTGAGAGATGTCCCTAGACCCTCTCCAGACGAAACTATAAAGGACTCTGTAGATTCGTATTTCCGAGCACTTCACCCTAACACCTTCTACAGATCAATGGTTGTGACAGACCACGCAAAG GCTGATAAAATGTACTTGGAGATTGAAGATCACAAGAAGAAAATTGCCCGCGCTGAAGTTGTCTATGCAAACTCGAAAACTGAAAGTAACCCTGAGGGCACTAAGCCTACTCATAGGACCGGATTCCTTGGTCTGATTGGTAAAAAGGTCGACACAATTGAATACTGTAGTGAGCAGATTAAGGAATTACTGCCCAAACTGGAGGTTGAACAGAAGGCTACCCTTCGTGACAAACAGCAGCGGGCTGCCATTGTCTTCTTCAATAGCAGATCTGCCGCAGCTTCTGCATCTCAAACTCTCCATGCTCAGGTGTTTGATAAATGGGCAGTTATGGAAGCTCCTGAACCACGTGAGATAATATGGCCCAATCTTTCGAGAAATATTTATGAGAGGCAAATCAGACAGGTTGTGGTCTATTTCATCGTCTTCCTCACGGTGGTTTTCTATACGGTTCCTATTACTGCTGTCTCTGCTGTTACAACTCTGGATAACCTGAGGAAGGTGCTGCCCTTTCTGAAGGTGGTAGTGGATCGTCCAGCGATCAAGACCATCTTGCAGGCTTACCTGCCACAGATTGCACTCATTGTGTTCCTAGCCCTGCTGCCTGCTTTTCTTATGTTTCTCTCAAAAGCAGAGGGGATCCCTTCTCAGAGCCATGTAGTCAGGGCATCAGCAGGAAAATATTTCTACTTTATTGTTTTCAATGTCTTCCTTATCTATACACTTGGGAAGTCATTAATCACCTCTTTGAAAACTATTTTAAATAACGCTAACATTACTGTGATCATAAATATGCTGGCCACCAGCCTGCCTGGAGGTGCAACATTCTTCCTCACATTCGTTGCCCTGAA ATTCTTTGTTGGTTATGGTCTCGAGCTCTCTCGCGTGGTTCCTCTCGTCATTTTCCACCTGAAAAGGAAGTACCTATGCAAAACTGAGGATGACGTGAAAGCAGCATGGTATCCAGGAGACTTGGGATATAGCACCAGGGTTCCAAATGACATGCTCATCGCAACAGTAACGCTGTGCTACTCGGTCATGGCACCTTTGATTATTCCATTTGGTGTTGCATACTTTGCTCTTGGATGGCTTATAGCAAAAAACCAG GTTCTTAGAGTTTATGTTCCTAGCTACGAGAGTAATGGTCGAATGTGGCCACACATGCACACAAGGATCATCGCAGCTCTACTCCTTTACCAGGCCACCATGATTGGCGTCATTGGCCTGAAAAAGTTCTATTACTCACCTATCCTTGTGCCACTCCTCCCGATCAGCATCATCTTTGCCTACATCTGCCATATGCGCTTTTACCCAGCATTCGCCAACACCCCTCTGGAGGTGGCGCAGCACGAGCTGAAGGAAACGCCAAACATGGACGCCATCTACACTGCGTACATCCCTCAGTGCCTGAAGCCCGACAAGCTCGAGGATTTGGATGTCTTTGAAGACGCTCAGTCGCACACCACCTCCAGAGCCCCGTCCATTTAG